One window of Flavobacteriales bacterium genomic DNA carries:
- a CDS encoding helix-turn-helix transcriptional regulator, with protein MKFWIGEHIRQARVLKGVTQECLAGSIGRKQSYLSKVERGYREPGFHEVLVLLHLLGAVLPPLVGGLRPDKPPTL; from the coding sequence ATGAAATTTTGGATCGGAGAGCACATCCGCCAAGCGCGGGTGCTGAAGGGAGTAACGCAAGAATGCCTGGCCGGGAGCATCGGCCGCAAACAGAGCTACCTCAGCAAGGTGGAACGCGGCTATCGTGAGCCGGGCTTCCATGAGGTGCTTGTGCTCCTGCACCTGCTGGGTGCAGTGTTGCCCCCCTTGGTCGGTGGCCTGCGGCCGGACAAGCCGCCCACCCTCTAA
- a CDS encoding DUF479 domain-containing protein: MNFLGHLLVSGNAPLTIVGNFMADAVKGRDLSGWSAGLQTGIRMHRRIDSYTDNHPLTLLGRERLRAHCGKYAGVALDLFYDHAIASRWADLSAEPLPAFAQRMYSLLQEHAPLMPERTRYMLPYMVENDWLTSYAGIAGIRRALKGLSARVPAGEALLGAEVVLEEHHAAFEEECMLFLPQLQHHLAGPDG; the protein is encoded by the coding sequence ATGAACTTCTTGGGACATCTTCTCGTATCGGGTAATGCCCCCTTGACCATCGTCGGCAACTTCATGGCGGACGCGGTGAAGGGCCGCGACCTTTCCGGCTGGTCCGCCGGTCTTCAAACAGGCATCCGGATGCACCGTCGCATAGACAGCTACACGGACAACCACCCGCTCACGTTGCTAGGCCGTGAACGTCTGCGCGCGCATTGTGGAAAGTATGCGGGCGTGGCCTTGGACCTGTTCTACGACCATGCCATCGCCAGCCGCTGGGCCGATCTCAGCGCGGAGCCACTGCCCGCTTTCGCCCAGCGGATGTACAGCTTGCTTCAAGAGCATGCCCCGCTGATGCCCGAACGCACCCGGTACATGCTGCCGTACATGGTGGAGAACGATTGGCTCACCTCCTATGCCGGTATCGCGGGCATCCGGCGTGCGTTGAAGGGTTTGTCCGCACGGGTGCCCGCAGGGGAGGCGCTTCTCGGTGCCGAAGTGGTCCTGGAGGAGCACCATGCGGCTTTTGAAGAGGAGTGCATGCTCTTCTTGCCACAACTTCAACATCACTTGGCCGGGCCGGATGGGTAA
- a CDS encoding histidine kinase, which translates to MSVNRRNLLLYWTTQLVAWTGYMLLLGLPAWMEGSFSATFGLVTLAMVVIGIASSHALRLFFKEWHWLDMSVGRLFLRMVMGAVALGAVAGLLQAAMHDAAFQAAEPLIGDNDRRLFEVLLSWVLQLFVWSLFYVAYHYIVRSRIEELRALRLEAANREGQLSNLRSQLNPHFMFNALNSIRALIEEDPERAKRSITLLSAILRNAMSTVKRRTVPLGEEIDMVRSYLQLESMRYEERLRVHFDIDPALERHPVPPMMLQTLVENAVRHGIAKLKKGGDVYITAHAGENGIVLTVRNTGHYNKGRSTEVGIGLRNTEQRLEHIYGRKASLRIRNEGDMVVCEVHLPLMDAGVPQEVTE; encoded by the coding sequence ATGTCCGTTAACCGGCGTAACCTCCTACTGTATTGGACCACCCAGCTCGTGGCATGGACCGGCTACATGTTGTTGCTGGGGCTGCCCGCATGGATGGAGGGCTCCTTCTCCGCGACCTTCGGACTGGTCACCTTGGCCATGGTCGTCATCGGTATCGCCAGCAGCCACGCCCTGCGCCTGTTCTTCAAGGAATGGCACTGGCTGGACATGTCCGTGGGCAGGCTCTTCCTGCGCATGGTGATGGGGGCTGTTGCCTTAGGCGCGGTGGCCGGCCTGCTGCAGGCCGCCATGCACGATGCGGCGTTCCAGGCGGCCGAACCGCTGATCGGCGATAACGACCGTAGACTGTTCGAGGTGTTGCTCAGCTGGGTGCTCCAGCTCTTTGTCTGGTCGCTCTTCTATGTGGCCTACCACTACATCGTGCGCAGCCGCATTGAGGAATTGAGGGCGCTCAGATTGGAGGCCGCCAACCGCGAGGGCCAGCTCTCCAACCTCCGCAGCCAGCTGAACCCGCATTTCATGTTCAACGCGCTCAACAGCATCCGTGCGTTGATCGAAGAGGACCCCGAACGCGCCAAGCGCTCCATCACACTGCTCAGCGCCATCCTGCGCAATGCCATGTCCACCGTGAAGCGAAGGACCGTGCCATTGGGCGAGGAGATCGACATGGTGCGCTCCTATCTTCAGCTCGAATCCATGCGGTACGAAGAACGGTTGCGCGTGCATTTCGACATTGACCCGGCGCTGGAACGGCATCCCGTGCCGCCCATGATGCTGCAGACGCTCGTGGAGAACGCCGTCCGACATGGCATCGCCAAGTTGAAGAAGGGAGGCGATGTGTACATCACCGCGCATGCCGGGGAGAACGGCATCGTACTGACGGTGCGCAACACCGGCCATTACAACAAAGGCAGATCAACGGAGGTGGGGATCGGACTGCGGAACACCGAGCAACGGCTGGAGCATATCTATGGCCGTAAAGCCTCGCTCCGCATCCGGAATGAAGGGGACATGGTGGTATGTGAGGTCCACCTGCCGCTCATGGACGCCGGCGTGCCACAGGAAGTAACTGAGTAA
- a CDS encoding response regulator transcription factor: MKALIIDDERLARKELGRLLEPFGNIEVVGEAANADEAEKLIAELKPDLLFLDINMPGRDGFELLEALEMAPHVVFVTAYDEHAVKAFEVNALDYLLKPIDPERLAAAVDKLAQLPKDNGAQRENLTAEDRIFIKDGEKCWFVTLKDVRLFESEGNYVRVRFGENKPLVLRSLNNLEKKLDPHVFFRANRKQMINLAWVDKIEPWFSGGLNCSLSTGEVVEVSRRQALRFKELMSL, from the coding sequence ATGAAAGCCTTGATCATCGACGACGAACGCTTGGCCCGAAAGGAACTGGGCCGCCTGCTGGAACCGTTCGGGAACATCGAAGTAGTAGGGGAGGCCGCCAACGCCGACGAAGCCGAGAAGCTGATCGCGGAGCTGAAGCCCGACCTGCTCTTCTTGGACATCAACATGCCCGGCCGCGACGGCTTCGAGTTGCTGGAAGCTTTGGAGATGGCCCCGCACGTCGTCTTCGTCACCGCCTACGACGAGCATGCCGTGAAGGCCTTCGAGGTGAACGCGTTGGACTACCTGCTGAAACCCATCGACCCCGAACGCTTGGCCGCAGCGGTCGACAAGCTCGCCCAATTGCCGAAGGACAACGGTGCGCAACGTGAGAACTTGACCGCGGAGGACCGCATCTTCATCAAGGACGGGGAGAAATGCTGGTTCGTCACCCTGAAGGACGTGCGCCTCTTTGAGAGCGAGGGCAACTATGTGCGGGTGCGCTTCGGGGAGAACAAGCCGCTGGTGCTGCGTTCGCTGAACAACCTGGAGAAGAAGCTCGATCCCCACGTCTTCTTCCGGGCCAACCGTAAGCAGATGATCAATCTGGCCTGGGTGGACAAGATCGAACCTTGGTTCAGCGGCGGGCTCAATTGCTCGCTGTCCACGGGGGAAGTGGTGGAGGTGAGCCGTCGGCAGGCGCTGCGGTTCAAAGAGCTGATGAGCCTGTGA
- a CDS encoding T9SS type A sorting domain-containing protein — translation MHWKRSEVSFMQGGAFTQQVNDPTELRRLVKWNGQHWVEVAQGLNNSVTALLATPTGLVVGGYFTALGDGSLSLHGCTVYDGSSFSEPFGDPDLSFVPPASSIEAHPISGYIIGGTNTRSMWVDGDVRTEIPFNPRCSIQYGGDLLLGGGQGLSHRIVTGICKLDEGMGYAYLDIGNTEAVLATNSSLFRSNLTGRPAFRVPRTGLAHSLEEAAPWVVGTHMGERCHATPLHGDVMAAQAGPSADVMDDDFFTRYYQVWKLDQTMIANHAAHWADPGYEAPHAILTWPGNGLVANGEPARIAPFADLNGNGLYEPLAGEYPLIRGDQAIYSIQHSIPDYGGTYPLMQLDLGIMIYAYDQPSNVDLYNTVFANFTIIDRGPEDYTDVRFGMFTDLSLGNPDDDFFGCDSLQSLYYVYNADDLDETYYSYGYGSEIPAQGVMFLNREMSAFTATANSTFDDLIDGTQQGAPFMQTGFPSHFQYPGGPFTEEATGNEPSDRKGIGSIGPLTLNTGDTLCVDMAFPFALAPSGNRLESLDALKLRSVAIHAWYASQGVQCDEIPDLITHVKEVAPLEMALYPVPAQDQVTVRCPQLKTGAELQLLNGMGQVVRTMAWPEGREEMRVDLNGVPNGLYVARLSNASDRLMRSLVVLH, via the coding sequence ATGCATTGGAAGCGTTCGGAGGTGAGCTTTATGCAGGGGGGGGCGTTTACTCAACAGGTCAACGATCCCACGGAACTGCGCCGCTTGGTGAAATGGAACGGTCAGCATTGGGTGGAGGTGGCGCAAGGTTTGAACAACTCCGTGACCGCGTTGCTCGCAACGCCCACCGGCCTTGTCGTGGGCGGATATTTCACCGCCCTTGGTGACGGCTCGCTCTCTCTCCACGGTTGCACCGTATATGATGGCAGTTCCTTCAGCGAGCCTTTCGGGGACCCCGATCTGTCCTTTGTCCCGCCCGCTAGCAGCATTGAGGCACATCCGATATCGGGCTACATCATTGGCGGTACTAACACCCGGTCGATGTGGGTGGACGGTGATGTGAGGACAGAGATCCCTTTCAATCCCCGCTGTTCGATCCAATATGGAGGTGACCTGCTATTGGGTGGAGGGCAGGGTTTATCCCACCGGATCGTAACGGGAATATGCAAGCTGGATGAAGGAATGGGATATGCCTACTTGGATATCGGTAACACGGAGGCGGTGCTAGCTACCAATTCGAGTCTGTTCCGTAGTAATTTGACCGGGAGACCTGCATTCAGGGTGCCTCGAACGGGCCTCGCTCATAGCCTTGAGGAGGCAGCACCGTGGGTGGTTGGTACGCACATGGGTGAACGCTGCCATGCAACACCTCTACATGGTGATGTTATGGCAGCTCAAGCGGGACCCTCTGCAGACGTGATGGATGACGATTTCTTCACCCGTTACTACCAAGTTTGGAAGCTGGATCAAACCATGATCGCTAATCATGCCGCCCATTGGGCCGATCCGGGCTATGAGGCGCCTCATGCTATCCTGACCTGGCCGGGAAATGGTCTTGTGGCCAATGGGGAGCCGGCACGAATCGCCCCCTTTGCGGACCTGAACGGGAACGGGCTGTATGAACCGTTGGCCGGTGAGTATCCATTGATCCGGGGGGACCAAGCCATCTATTCCATACAACACAGCATTCCCGACTATGGTGGGACCTACCCGCTCATGCAATTGGATCTGGGCATCATGATCTACGCCTATGACCAACCTTCGAATGTGGATCTGTATAACACGGTCTTCGCGAATTTCACCATCATCGATCGCGGACCGGAAGATTATACCGACGTCCGCTTCGGCATGTTCACGGATCTGAGCCTTGGGAATCCGGACGATGACTTTTTTGGATGTGATTCGCTGCAGAGCCTGTATTACGTGTACAATGCGGATGATCTGGATGAAACTTATTACTCTTACGGATATGGCTCGGAGATCCCTGCACAGGGAGTTATGTTCCTGAACCGGGAAATGTCGGCGTTCACGGCAACAGCTAACAGCACGTTCGACGATCTAATAGACGGTACGCAGCAGGGGGCGCCGTTCATGCAAACGGGATTTCCTTCCCATTTCCAGTACCCGGGTGGGCCTTTCACGGAAGAAGCTACGGGCAACGAACCCAGTGATCGAAAAGGTATCGGCTCCATCGGTCCACTAACGCTGAACACGGGCGATACCCTGTGCGTGGACATGGCCTTCCCATTCGCCCTTGCCCCCAGCGGCAACCGGCTTGAAAGCTTGGATGCACTGAAGCTGCGGAGCGTGGCGATCCACGCGTGGTACGCCTCACAGGGCGTCCAATGCGATGAAATCCCCGACCTGATAACGCATGTGAAGGAAGTCGCGCCTTTGGAGATGGCGCTCTACCCCGTGCCCGCGCAGGATCAAGTAACAGTAAGGTGTCCGCAACTGAAGACCGGCGCGGAGCTGCAATTGCTCAACGGCATGGGGCAGGTGGTGCGCACCATGGCATGGCCCGAAGGCCGGGAGGAAATGCGCGTGGACCTGAACGGTGTTCCGAACGGCTTGTACGTAGCGCGCTTGAGCAACGCGAGTGATCGGTTGATGCGATCGCTGGTGGTGCTACATTGA
- a CDS encoding fibronectin type III domain-containing protein, giving the protein MKANIRLSLSRLNPVSVLVLLRNVISKMTGNANFPTPKVPLADMTTLADNLSLAIDDANAGSLLAKSKRDDLVHSAKEDLNAQADYVRSICGGDRSMLLSSGFELAKERTPIGIPGVPANLFTRMTGKMGQLEVRFDSVHGAHGYQLWMTDKDPELYNSWNAVGYTTRVKHLVTDLESYKAYWFCVSAIGTAGESAQSGPALGRAA; this is encoded by the coding sequence ATGAAAGCGAATATTCGCCTCTCTCTCTCCCGGTTGAACCCCGTGTCGGTGCTGGTGTTGCTGCGCAACGTGATCAGCAAAATGACGGGGAATGCAAACTTCCCGACGCCCAAGGTGCCTTTGGCGGACATGACCACGCTGGCGGACAACCTGAGCTTGGCCATCGACGACGCCAACGCCGGCAGCCTCTTGGCGAAGTCCAAACGCGATGACCTGGTACACAGCGCCAAGGAGGACCTCAACGCCCAGGCCGACTATGTACGCAGCATCTGCGGCGGCGACCGTTCCATGCTGCTGAGCAGCGGTTTTGAACTGGCCAAGGAGCGCACGCCCATCGGTATCCCCGGTGTGCCTGCCAACCTCTTCACCCGGATGACGGGCAAGATGGGGCAGCTGGAGGTGCGCTTTGACAGCGTACACGGTGCGCACGGTTACCAGCTCTGGATGACGGACAAGGACCCGGAGCTGTACAACAGCTGGAACGCGGTGGGCTACACCACCCGCGTGAAGCACCTGGTGACGGACCTGGAGAGCTACAAGGCCTACTGGTTCTGCGTCAGCGCCATCGGCACCGCCGGTGAGAGCGCACAAAGCGGGCCCGCCTTGGGCAGGGCCGCATAA
- a CDS encoding transglycosylase SLT domain-containing protein codes for MGKAELIGCGLFAVLLGLPLIWGPSATERAHQTQLPWSKPHVARDLRQIRKDTLRVLVLSDPLTWEQRPGAMTGLEWELLERFAKRQRLHIKAVPVADRDSMLVMLQEGRGDVIAAQLTTDGWTAPFTHRTQPYRLVAGMYARPRTARPGSSDQGSADTLAVSAWSPFLDSLQLSTAVDSGVVLHIVDQLPEELLARSAMGKVPVVLVSDATADMEAKRLPLVEFGPRLGKSVPLVFAVRTNADHLLHALDTWLAVASEREARKAIITAYENGLDTRGTIRSFSALAFGGDTISPYDSLFQVHADSLSWDWRLLAAVAFKESRFDTTALSYAGAGGLMQMMPTTALRMGVTAEGGLNGHIEGASRYLDRLDRIWLKEVPDPAQRLKFVLAAYNAGPGHVKDAQRLAEELELDPKRWDGNVERAIVLLNRPGYFTRSCVRTGYCRGQDTYWYVHDVVQLYAWLRGSKGHG; via the coding sequence ATGGGTAAGGCGGAACTCATCGGATGCGGCCTTTTCGCCGTGCTGCTCGGCCTGCCACTGATCTGGGGGCCGAGCGCGACCGAGCGGGCGCATCAGACCCAATTGCCCTGGTCGAAGCCCCACGTGGCACGGGACCTGAGGCAGATCCGAAAGGACACCCTGCGCGTGCTGGTGCTGAGCGACCCGTTGACCTGGGAACAGCGCCCCGGCGCCATGACCGGCCTTGAATGGGAGCTGTTGGAACGCTTCGCAAAACGGCAGCGCCTGCACATCAAGGCGGTGCCCGTCGCGGACCGCGACAGCATGCTGGTGATGCTTCAAGAAGGCCGCGGCGATGTGATCGCGGCACAGCTTACCACCGATGGCTGGACGGCTCCCTTCACGCACCGGACCCAGCCTTATCGCCTTGTGGCCGGCATGTACGCGAGGCCCCGGACGGCAAGGCCAGGCTCCAGCGACCAAGGATCCGCCGACACGCTCGCGGTGAGCGCGTGGTCGCCTTTTCTGGACAGTCTGCAACTGAGCACGGCCGTCGATAGTGGGGTCGTACTGCATATCGTTGACCAACTACCGGAGGAACTGCTTGCGCGGTCCGCAATGGGCAAAGTGCCTGTGGTACTAGTGAGCGATGCCACGGCCGACATGGAGGCGAAACGCCTGCCCTTGGTGGAGTTCGGCCCACGCTTGGGAAAGTCGGTGCCCTTGGTCTTCGCCGTGCGCACGAACGCGGACCACCTGTTGCACGCACTGGACACTTGGCTGGCCGTGGCCTCGGAGCGCGAGGCACGCAAGGCGATCATAACGGCGTATGAAAATGGGCTGGACACGCGCGGCACAATACGATCCTTCAGCGCACTGGCCTTTGGTGGCGATACGATCTCACCTTATGACAGCTTGTTCCAAGTACACGCGGACAGCCTTTCGTGGGACTGGAGGCTGCTCGCAGCGGTGGCCTTCAAGGAATCCCGCTTTGATACCACAGCGTTGTCCTATGCCGGCGCGGGAGGCCTGATGCAAATGATGCCGACCACGGCATTGCGCATGGGCGTCACTGCTGAAGGTGGGCTGAACGGGCACATCGAGGGAGCTTCGCGCTATTTGGACCGGCTGGACCGCATCTGGCTGAAGGAGGTCCCCGATCCCGCGCAACGCTTGAAATTCGTCCTGGCCGCATACAACGCCGGACCGGGCCATGTGAAGGACGCCCAACGACTAGCCGAAGAACTGGAGCTCGACCCGAAGCGCTGGGACGGCAATGTGGAACGGGCGATCGTACTGCTG